The Ovis aries strain OAR_USU_Benz2616 breed Rambouillet chromosome X, ARS-UI_Ramb_v3.0, whole genome shotgun sequence genomic sequence TTCGACTCGAGACTGAGCCACTAGGCTCTGAATCACTATCACTGTACATAAAGTAGCTTAACTCGCCAAAACCAGTCATTATCTGCCTTAACATGGTCTGAATTGCAACAGATGTAGTCTCACTTAAACCAGTATTTAAGATTCTACGAATTGGAATTCTGATGGTACTGACATAGGTTCTCACACCTGCTCGCTCAGAACGTGAAAACGTACGCCTAAAacctcctcgttcactttcataaGTGACGGTGTTGTTTGGCGTCTGAGACCTTGACCGAGTTCTGCTAGCTATGCTATCTCTCTGCCGATATTCTCCAGGACGAACTCTTCTTACTTGAAGATCAAGGACTATGGTTGGAGGTCTCTGGCCTGATCCTGTAGATTCACCATTGCCAGTTGTGTCTGAAGATCCTGCTCCTTGTGAGGCATTTCTTGTTCCAGAAGCTGCAAAAAGACCTCTAGTTAGTAAGTCAGGTCCACTTATTTGCTGTCTTAATGTCACGTGGTGCCGGGTTCTAGAACTTCCTTCAGTCTCATTTACCAAAGGATGCTCAAAAGTCTGAGATGAGATACTATGATGAGATCTTCGTGGAATTTCACTCATTGGATGTAGAGGTGATCTACTTCTTTCAGCTCTTGCTCGGGTTCTCCGATGGTCTGGGCTCCTACTTCTTGCCCTTCTCTGACCTCTGGTAGGTGGGGCTTCTGTTAATGCTTCAGTTGAACTTCGTTCTGATCTGGGTGGCCTTGCAGATGTTGATTCAGATCGTGGATTTTCCATTTGTCTTTGGCTGTTGTTGTCCATACTTTCTCCACTAGAACGTCTTGTAGATGGTTCATTTTCATTCTCTGGATTTTGGCTCCCATTATTACGGTTAACATTGATCTCTAAACTGAATCTGAAATCACCACTGTTTGGATTAGTCCGACTCACTGCTCTCCAAGATTGGTTTCCTCTTTGCCCACTTCTTGTCGTATTTCCAGTTTGTCTGACTGAGTTAAGCCAGTCTATTATAGAGTCACCATTAGATACATCATCTGAAGAGTCTCCACCTGTTTTTTAAAcagggaggggagaaaaggaactattaaaaataagaaattatactCTGAAACTTCATATTATTAACAGAAAAACATTCTGAACAAATTTcaatttacagatttttttaaactatactgCACTGATTGGCAAGTAAAAGCAGGAAACTTtcaattccattttaaaacagCAAGCGAATCCTAGagaaatttaaatcatttttttaaaaagggaattgGGAGGAAGTCTATTTTTAGCATTGTATACAGAGCCTAGTGTACCACTGGGGACTGTCAGAAGACATTTTTTTCAGTCCACTGTCAAAACACTAACATAATCAAATAAGGTAAAACACCAGTTGCGGTACAGGGCTAGTATTTTAGTTCAAATTGCAGTTTCTTGGTTAGATTTTTATTAGCCTACAACATTTCTTTGGGCTCTTAAGTGCCTTGGATAATACAAGACATTTAAAAACTATAGGACTGCTTTAGACAttgcaaaaatataaacaagattACTTCTTCATGTTACCAAGATTTTAAATTAACATGAAATTAGAGATCAGAACAAGTAAAGAGTCTGAACCTAGCATAGTACATATACAGCACATTCAACAACCTAATTCTTGTCATATTTCACCCTGAAGGAGAAACACCAGACCTGAGTAAGAACAAGATTTCTTAACAGTGTGACTATTTACATTTTGAAccaaataattctttgttgtgggggctgtgctgtgcattttaggatgtttagcagcatccctcggagaaggcgatggcatcccactccatcccatggacagaggagcctggcaggctgcagtccatggggttgcaaagagtcggacacgactgagcgacttcactttcacttttcactttcatgcattggagaaggaaatggcaacccactccaatgttcttgcctggagaatcccagggacaggggagcctggtgggctgccatctatggggtcacacagagtcggacacgactgaagtgacttagcagcagcagcagcagcatcccttaCCTCCACCCACTAGAGCAAACAGCAAACTcccaaccaaaaatgtctccagacattatACCCAACTGAGAACCATCAGATTAGAGACTGCAACCTTTCTGCTGGTGAGGAAGTCAGGTTTATAAGGAAGGACTAATTCAGTGGGTACAGGGAAATTTCAATGAaggtggaaaataaagaaaaatgatcacATTTAAGACAGGACATTCCTATATCCCAATTAACACTCAAAATAATCCCACAggtgaagcaggaaaaaaaaagttaacattcTCACCAAATATCAAGAA encodes the following:
- the RLIM gene encoding E3 ubiquitin-protein ligase RLIM, producing MESSDCNDKGSGDQSAAQRRSQMDRLDREEAFYQFVNNLSEEDYRLMRDNNLLGTPGESTEEELLRRLQQIKEGPPPQNSDENRGGDSSDDVSNGDSIIDWLNSVRQTGNTTRSGQRGNQSWRAVSRTNPNSGDFRFSLEINVNRNNGSQNPENENEPSTRRSSGESMDNNSQRQMENPRSESTSARPPRSERSSTEALTEAPPTRGQRRARSRSPDHRRTRARAERSRSPLHPMSEIPRRSHHSISSQTFEHPLVNETEGSSRTRHHVTLRQQISGPDLLTRGLFAASGTRNASQGAGSSDTTGNGESTGSGQRPPTIVLDLQVRRVRPGEYRQRDSIASRTRSRSQTPNNTVTYESERGGFRRTFSRSERAGVRTYVSTIRIPIRRILNTGLSETTSVAIQTMLRQIMTGFGELSYFMYSDSDSEPSGSVSSRNMERSESRNGRGGSGGSSSSGSSSSSSPSSSSNGESSETSSEVFEGSNEGSSSSGSSGARREGRHRAPVTFDESGSLPFLSLAQFFLLNEDDDDQPRGLTKEQIDNLAMRSFGENDALKTCSVCITEYTEGNKLRKLPCSHEYHVHCIDRWLSENSTCPICRRAVLASGNRESVV